The Streptomyces sp. NBC_00670 genome window below encodes:
- a CDS encoding glycoside hydrolase family 13 protein produces the protein MTQHSAETAPAAQPAPLAPATVPEAVTAVPADRPDWWRDAVIYQVYPRSFADSNGDGMGDLEGIRTRLPYLRDLGVDAVWLSPFYASPQADAGYDVADYRAVDPMFGNLLDADALIRDAHELGLRIIVDIVPNHSSDQHEWFKRALAEGPGSALRDRYHFRPGKGKHGELPPNDWESIFGGPAWTRVTEPDGRPGEWYLHLFAPEQPDFNWEHPAVGDEFRSVLRFWLDMGVDGFRIDVAHGLVKAAGLPDLGAHDQVKLLGNDVMPFFDQDGVHAIYRQWRTILDEYAGHRIFVAEAWTPTIERTANYVRPDELHQAFNFQYLSTHWDAAELREVIDRTLDSMRPVGAPATWVLSNHDVTRHTTRFANPAGLGTQIRLPGDRALGLRRARAATLLMLALPGSAYVYQGEELGLPDVTDLPDEVRQDPAYFRGAGQDGFRDGCRVPIPWTRTGSSYGFGDGGSWLPQPADWAELSVEAQTGAPDSTLTLYRTALAARRAHPDLGAGDAVEWLTSPEGVLSFRRGDFVCVANTTGEPVTVPAYGRVLLANGEVRVAGETAEVPADTTVWWAD, from the coding sequence ATGACCCAGCACTCCGCCGAAACCGCCCCGGCCGCGCAGCCGGCCCCCCTCGCCCCGGCCACCGTCCCCGAAGCCGTCACCGCCGTCCCCGCCGACCGCCCCGACTGGTGGCGGGACGCGGTGATCTACCAGGTGTACCCGCGCAGCTTCGCCGACAGCAACGGCGACGGCATGGGCGACCTGGAGGGCATCCGCACCCGGCTGCCGTATCTGCGGGACCTCGGCGTGGACGCCGTGTGGCTCAGCCCGTTCTACGCCTCCCCGCAGGCCGACGCCGGCTACGACGTGGCCGACTACCGCGCCGTCGACCCCATGTTCGGCAACCTCCTCGACGCCGACGCGCTGATCCGCGACGCCCATGAACTGGGGCTGCGGATCATCGTCGACATCGTCCCCAACCACTCCTCCGACCAGCACGAATGGTTCAAGCGGGCGCTCGCCGAGGGCCCCGGCTCCGCGCTGCGCGACCGCTACCACTTCCGCCCCGGGAAGGGAAAGCACGGCGAACTCCCGCCCAACGACTGGGAGTCCATCTTCGGCGGCCCCGCCTGGACCCGGGTCACCGAACCCGACGGCCGGCCCGGCGAGTGGTACCTGCACCTGTTCGCGCCCGAGCAGCCCGACTTCAACTGGGAGCACCCGGCCGTCGGCGACGAGTTCCGCTCCGTCCTCCGCTTCTGGCTGGACATGGGCGTCGACGGCTTCCGCATCGACGTCGCCCACGGCCTGGTCAAGGCCGCCGGACTGCCCGACCTCGGCGCCCACGACCAGGTAAAACTGCTGGGCAACGATGTCATGCCGTTCTTCGACCAGGACGGCGTGCACGCCATCTACCGGCAGTGGCGCACCATCCTCGACGAGTACGCGGGCCACCGCATCTTCGTCGCCGAGGCGTGGACGCCCACCATCGAGCGCACGGCCAATTACGTGCGCCCCGACGAGCTGCACCAGGCGTTCAACTTCCAGTACCTGAGCACCCATTGGGACGCCGCCGAGCTGCGTGAGGTCATCGACCGCACGCTCGACTCGATGCGTCCCGTCGGCGCTCCCGCCACCTGGGTGCTGTCCAACCACGACGTCACCCGGCACACCACGCGGTTCGCCAACCCGGCGGGCCTCGGCACGCAGATCCGCCTGCCCGGCGACCGCGCACTGGGCCTGCGCCGCGCCCGCGCCGCCACTCTCCTCATGCTGGCGCTGCCCGGCTCGGCATACGTCTACCAGGGTGAGGAGCTGGGCCTGCCGGACGTCACCGACCTGCCCGACGAGGTGCGCCAGGACCCGGCGTACTTCCGCGGCGCCGGCCAGGACGGCTTCCGCGACGGCTGCCGGGTGCCGATCCCGTGGACCCGCACGGGCTCCTCGTACGGCTTCGGCGACGGCGGCAGCTGGCTCCCGCAGCCGGCGGACTGGGCCGAGCTGAGCGTCGAGGCCCAGACGGGCGCCCCCGACTCCACCCTCACCCTCTACCGCACGGCCCTGGCCGCCCGCCGCGCCCACCCGGACCTGGGCGCGGGCGACGCGGTGGAGTGGCTGACGTCCCCCGAGGGCGTCCTGTCCTTCCGCCGCGGCGACTTCGTGTGCGTGGCCAACACGACGGGGGAGCCGGTGACGGTCCCGGCGTACGGCCGCGTCCTGCTCGCCAACGGCGAGGTGCGGGTCGCGGGCGAGACGGCCGAGGTGCCGGCCGACACGACGGTGTGGTGGGCGGACTGA
- a CDS encoding sugar ABC transporter permease codes for MSTTTAETSAPVTGRPAADTTRRRVRRRGERGPLATLASHGVLITASLIAFFPVAWLLFLSLGPGKDDYLHPGRIWHTMTLDNYTFVLEHTSFFDWLKSTLVVVAGTTVIGVVIAATTGYAVSRMRFPGYKKFMWLLLLTQMFPIAVLIVPMYQIMSDLGLIDTYLGLILINSTTTVPYCAWLLKGYFDTIPFEIDEAGRVDGLTPFGTFLRLILPLARPGLAVAAFYSFLTAFGEVAFASTFMLSDDKYTFAVGLQSFVSEHDAQRNLMAATAVLIAIPVSVFFYLVQKNLVTGLTAGGTKG; via the coding sequence ATGAGTACGACCACCGCAGAGACCTCCGCCCCGGTCACCGGCCGGCCCGCCGCCGACACCACCCGGCGCCGGGTGCGCCGGCGCGGCGAACGCGGACCGCTCGCCACCCTCGCCTCCCACGGCGTGCTGATCACCGCAAGCCTGATCGCGTTCTTCCCGGTCGCCTGGCTGCTCTTCCTCTCGCTCGGCCCCGGCAAGGACGACTATCTGCACCCCGGCCGCATCTGGCACACGATGACGCTGGACAACTACACGTTCGTCCTGGAGCACACGAGCTTCTTCGACTGGCTCAAGAGCACCCTCGTCGTCGTGGCCGGCACCACCGTCATCGGAGTGGTCATCGCCGCCACCACCGGTTACGCGGTCTCCCGCATGCGCTTCCCCGGCTACAAGAAGTTCATGTGGCTGCTGCTGCTCACCCAGATGTTCCCGATCGCCGTCCTCATCGTGCCGATGTACCAGATCATGTCGGACCTGGGACTCATCGACACCTACCTCGGGCTCATCCTGATCAACAGCACGACGACCGTGCCGTACTGCGCCTGGCTGCTCAAGGGGTACTTCGACACCATCCCCTTCGAGATCGACGAGGCCGGCCGCGTCGACGGGCTCACCCCGTTCGGCACGTTCCTGCGGCTGATCCTGCCGCTGGCCCGGCCCGGGCTCGCCGTCGCCGCGTTCTACTCCTTCCTCACCGCGTTCGGCGAGGTCGCCTTCGCCTCCACGTTCATGCTGAGCGACGACAAGTACACCTTCGCCGTCGGCCTGCAGAGCTTCGTCAGCGAGCACGACGCCCAGCGCAACCTGATGGCCGCCACCGCGGTGCTGATCGCGATACCCGTCTCGGTCTTCTTCTACCTGGTCCAGAAGAACCTGGTCACCGGGCTCACGGCGGGCGGCACGAAGGGCTGA
- a CDS encoding carbohydrate ABC transporter permease — MTVAIDRATGKRHGDRAPRPGRTGRLRRAYQKHWYAYAMIAPVAVVLGVLVLYPLVYGLYLTLTDANSLNTARTIGVNHIDATYKFIGLDNYQDILFGPTAYDRFWSHFLWTVLWTALCVALHYGIGLGLALLLNQKLRGRTFYRLVLVLPWAVPTFVTVFGWRFMLADGGIINAALDALHLPSPLWLEDTFWQRFAAIMVNTWCGVPFMMLSLLGGLQSIDTTLYEAAEMDGASAWQRFRYVTLPGLRSVSSTVVLLGIIWTFNQFAIIFLLFGNTAPDAQILVTWAYQLGFGQQPRDFAQSASYGILLLAILVVFTSFYRRWLNRNDQQLAI, encoded by the coding sequence ATGACAGTCGCCATCGACCGCGCGACCGGCAAGCGCCACGGTGACCGCGCGCCGCGGCCCGGCCGCACCGGGCGCCTGCGGCGGGCGTACCAGAAGCACTGGTACGCCTACGCGATGATCGCCCCCGTGGCGGTCGTCCTCGGCGTGCTCGTGCTGTACCCGCTGGTGTACGGCCTCTACCTCACCCTCACCGACGCCAACAGCCTCAACACCGCGCGCACGATCGGCGTCAACCACATCGACGCCACCTACAAGTTCATCGGCCTCGACAACTACCAGGACATCCTGTTCGGCCCGACGGCGTACGACCGCTTCTGGTCGCACTTCCTGTGGACGGTGCTCTGGACGGCCCTCTGCGTCGCCCTGCACTACGGCATCGGTCTCGGCCTCGCGCTGCTGCTCAACCAGAAGCTGCGCGGCCGCACCTTCTACCGGCTCGTCCTCGTGCTGCCCTGGGCCGTGCCCACGTTCGTCACCGTGTTCGGCTGGCGGTTCATGCTCGCCGACGGCGGCATCATCAACGCCGCCCTGGACGCCCTGCACCTGCCGAGCCCGCTGTGGCTGGAGGACACCTTCTGGCAGCGGTTCGCCGCCATCATGGTCAACACCTGGTGCGGCGTGCCGTTCATGATGCTCTCGCTGCTCGGCGGACTGCAGTCCATCGACACCACCCTGTACGAGGCCGCCGAGATGGACGGCGCCAGCGCCTGGCAGCGGTTCCGCTACGTCACCCTGCCGGGGCTCAGGTCGGTCAGCTCCACCGTCGTCCTGCTCGGCATCATCTGGACGTTCAACCAGTTCGCGATCATCTTCCTGCTGTTCGGCAACACCGCGCCGGACGCGCAGATCCTCGTCACCTGGGCCTACCAATTGGGCTTCGGGCAGCAGCCGCGTGACTTCGCGCAGTCCGCCTCCTACGGCATCCTGCTGCTGGCCATCCTCGTCGTCTTCACCTCCTTCTACCGCCGCTGGCTGAACCGCAACGACCAGCAGCTCGCGATCTGA
- a CDS encoding extracellular solute-binding protein, which produces MRRGIAATALVASLALAATACGGSDSDSGKADGPVTITWWDTSNATNEAPTYKALVKEFEAAHKDITVKYVNVPFDQAQNKFDTAAGSKGAPDVLRSEVGWTPAFAKKSYFLPLDGTEALADQSKFQASLIKQAQYQGKTYGVPLVTDTLALVYNKALFKKAGITEAPTTWDELKADAAKIKDKAGVDGYWGSTAGYYGQPFLYGEGTDTVDAAAKKITVDSPAAKKAYGTWLSLFSGKGLHKADTTADAYAHIQDAFVSGKVAAIIQGPWEITNFYKGSAFKDKSNLGIATVPAGSTGKAGAPTGGHNLSVYAGSDKARQAAALKFVNFMTSAKSQETIALKNSTLPTRDDAYTDKVKADPGIAGYQKVLPAAQPRPALPEYSSLWTPLDTELPKIAGGKESLDKGLSNAELAFTKLVPDFSK; this is translated from the coding sequence ATGCGGCGTGGCATAGCGGCCACCGCGCTGGTGGCGTCCCTCGCCCTCGCGGCGACGGCCTGCGGCGGAAGCGACAGCGACAGCGGCAAGGCCGACGGCCCGGTCACGATCACCTGGTGGGACACCTCCAACGCCACCAACGAGGCACCGACGTACAAGGCCCTCGTCAAGGAGTTCGAGGCCGCCCACAAGGACATCACGGTCAAGTACGTCAACGTCCCCTTCGACCAGGCGCAGAACAAGTTCGACACCGCCGCCGGCTCCAAGGGCGCCCCCGACGTGCTGCGCTCCGAGGTCGGCTGGACCCCCGCCTTCGCCAAGAAGAGCTACTTCCTGCCGCTGGACGGCACCGAGGCCCTCGCCGACCAGTCCAAGTTCCAGGCCAGCCTGATCAAGCAGGCCCAGTACCAGGGCAAGACGTACGGCGTCCCGCTGGTCACCGACACCCTCGCGCTCGTCTACAACAAGGCCCTGTTCAAGAAGGCCGGCATCACCGAGGCCCCCACCACCTGGGACGAGCTGAAGGCCGACGCCGCGAAGATCAAGGACAAGGCGGGCGTCGACGGCTACTGGGGCTCCACCGCCGGCTACTACGGCCAGCCGTTCCTCTACGGCGAGGGCACCGACACCGTCGACGCCGCCGCCAAGAAGATCACCGTCGACTCGCCCGCCGCCAAGAAGGCGTACGGCACCTGGCTGAGCCTCTTCTCCGGCAAGGGCCTGCACAAGGCCGACACCACCGCCGACGCCTACGCCCACATCCAGGACGCGTTCGTCAGCGGCAAGGTCGCCGCGATCATCCAGGGCCCCTGGGAGATCACCAACTTCTACAAGGGCAGCGCCTTCAAGGACAAGAGCAACCTGGGCATCGCCACCGTCCCGGCCGGCTCCACCGGCAAGGCGGGCGCCCCGACCGGCGGCCACAACCTCTCCGTCTACGCCGGCTCCGACAAGGCGCGCCAGGCGGCCGCGCTGAAGTTCGTCAACTTCATGACCTCGGCGAAGTCCCAGGAGACCATCGCCCTGAAGAACTCCACGCTGCCCACCCGCGACGACGCCTACACCGACAAGGTCAAGGCCGACCCCGGCATCGCCGGCTACCAGAAGGTGCTGCCCGCCGCCCAGCCGCGCCCGGCGCTGCCGGAGTACAGCTCCCTGTGGACCCCGCTCGACACCGAACTGCCCAAGATCGCCGGCGGCAAGGAGTCCCTGGACAAGGGGCTGAGCAACGCGGAACTCGCCTTCACCAAGCTGGTCCCCGACTTCAGCAAGTGA
- a CDS encoding LacI family DNA-binding transcriptional regulator yields MTTRLSDIAAQAGVSEATVSRVLNGKPGVAATTRQSVLAALDVLGYERPVRLRQRSEGLVGLITPELENPIFPALAQVIGQALTRQGYTPVLATQTPGGSTEDELTEMLVDRGVSGIIYVSGLHADTTADMQRYERLRAQGVPFVLVDGFSPKVQAPFISPDDRAAMALAVTHLVSLGHTRIGLALGPKRFVPVQRKIEGFVRTVQDLLGLAPDVIEEELVQHSLYTLEGGQAATTALIDRNCTAVVCASDMMALGAIRAARQRGLRVPTDVSVVGFDDSPLIAFTDPPLTTVRKPVPAMGQAAVRTLLEEIGGTPAPHSEFVFMPELVVRGSTASAVKTPPRA; encoded by the coding sequence GTGACCACACGGCTTTCCGACATCGCAGCGCAGGCGGGGGTCAGCGAGGCGACCGTCAGCCGGGTCCTGAACGGCAAGCCGGGCGTCGCCGCGACGACCCGTCAGTCCGTCCTCGCCGCCCTCGACGTGCTCGGCTACGAGCGCCCCGTCCGGCTGCGGCAGCGCAGCGAGGGCCTGGTGGGGCTGATCACCCCGGAGCTGGAGAACCCCATCTTCCCGGCGCTCGCCCAGGTCATCGGCCAGGCGCTGACCCGGCAGGGCTACACCCCGGTGCTCGCCACGCAGACCCCCGGCGGCTCCACGGAGGACGAGCTCACCGAGATGCTGGTGGACCGCGGGGTCTCCGGCATCATCTACGTCTCCGGGCTGCACGCCGACACCACCGCCGACATGCAGCGCTACGAGCGGCTGCGGGCGCAGGGCGTGCCGTTCGTCCTGGTGGACGGCTTCTCGCCGAAGGTGCAGGCGCCGTTCATCTCCCCGGACGACCGGGCGGCCATGGCCCTGGCCGTGACCCACCTCGTCTCCCTCGGCCACACCCGGATCGGGCTGGCCCTCGGGCCGAAGCGGTTCGTGCCGGTGCAGCGCAAGATCGAGGGGTTCGTGCGGACGGTGCAGGACCTGCTCGGGCTGGCTCCGGACGTGATCGAGGAGGAGCTGGTCCAGCACTCCCTCTACACGCTGGAGGGCGGCCAGGCGGCGACCACCGCGCTGATCGACCGGAACTGTACGGCGGTGGTGTGCGCGAGCGACATGATGGCGCTCGGTGCGATACGGGCGGCCCGGCAGCGGGGGCTGCGGGTGCCGACGGACGTCTCGGTGGTCGGCTTCGACGACTCCCCGCTCATCGCGTTCACCGACCCGCCCCTCACGACGGTCCGCAAGCCGGTCCCGGCGATGGGCCAGGCGGCCGTCCGCACGCTGCTCGAGGAGATCGGCGGAACGCCGGCGCCCCACAGCGAGTTCGTCTTCATGCCGGAACTGGTGGTGCGGGGTTCGACGGCGTCGGCGGTGAAGACTCCGCCGCGCGCCTAG
- a CDS encoding bifunctional [glutamine synthetase] adenylyltransferase/[glutamine synthetase]-adenylyl-L-tyrosine phosphorylase — MTVPGRRSSTFTRLLRHGFTDPSASERLLDAPELAAVRADPVLLEALGATADPDLALLGLVRLLEAQPGDTARHELLDTLIAAKPLRDRLLGVLGASTALADHLARHPADWQALVTYEARDLHPGVPEFERRLADADDPVALRVAYRRCLLSLAARDVCGTTDLAQTAAELADLATATLRAALALAEAAAPEDAALCRLAVIAMGKCGGHELNYVSDVDVIFVAEPAESPGGGDGDGEARALRAATRLASHLMRICSETTIEGSIWPVDANLRPEGRNGPLVRTLSSHLAYYQRWAKTWEFQALLKARPVAGDAELGAAYTDALAPLVWEAAERDNFVADVQKMRRRVVENIPAAEIDRELKLAPGGLRDVEFAVQLLQLVHGRSDTSLRSRTTLDALAALAAGGYVGRTDAEQLDAAYRFLRTMEHRIQLYRLRRTHLVPEDEADLRRLGRSLGLRTDPVATLTREWKRHAGVVRRLHEKLFYRPLLDAVAQLAPGEARLSPGAARERLVALGYADPAAALRHLEALASGVTRKAAIQRTLLPVLLGWFADSADPDAGLLGFRKVSDALGKTPWYLRLLRDEGAAAENLARVLSAGRLAPDLLMRAPEAVALLGDGDGRRAGSGLAPRSRAQLEQEIVAAVGRADGAEQAVTAARGVRRRELFRTAAADIVGSYGTEETPVEADQGALVDLVGGAISDLTAATLAGTLRAVVRERWGDTLPTRFAVIGMGRFGGHELGYGSDADVLFVHEPREGVDETEAGRAANAVVTEMRRLLQLPSADPPLLVDADLRPEGKSGPLVRTLTSYAAYYRRWSLGWEAQALLRAEPVAGDAELGARFLELVDPLRYPRGGLGEDAVREIRRLKARMEAERLPRGADPTLHTKLGRGGLSDVEWTVQLMQLRHGYEVGELRTTRTRAALTAAREAGLLSAEDAATLDEAWVLATRVRNAVMLVRGRAGDTFPSDARELAAVGRYLGYGPGHVGDMLDDYRRTTRLARTVAERLFYDA, encoded by the coding sequence ATGACGGTGCCGGGGCGCAGGAGCAGTACCTTCACACGGCTGCTGCGGCACGGATTCACCGATCCGTCCGCCTCCGAACGGCTGCTCGACGCCCCCGAACTCGCCGCCGTGCGCGCCGACCCCGTCCTCCTGGAGGCCCTCGGTGCCACCGCCGACCCCGACCTCGCGCTGCTCGGACTCGTCCGGCTCCTCGAGGCGCAGCCGGGCGACACGGCACGGCATGAACTGCTGGACACCCTGATAGCGGCCAAGCCGCTGCGCGACCGGCTGCTCGGGGTGCTCGGCGCCTCCACCGCGCTCGCCGACCACCTCGCCCGGCACCCCGCCGACTGGCAGGCCCTGGTCACCTACGAGGCACGGGACCTGCACCCCGGCGTTCCCGAGTTCGAACGCCGGCTCGCGGACGCCGACGACCCGGTCGCGCTGCGCGTCGCCTACCGCCGCTGTCTGCTGTCGCTCGCCGCGCGCGACGTGTGCGGGACCACCGACCTCGCCCAGACCGCCGCCGAGCTCGCCGACCTCGCCACCGCCACCCTGCGCGCCGCCCTCGCCCTCGCCGAGGCCGCCGCGCCCGAGGACGCCGCGCTCTGCCGGCTCGCCGTCATCGCGATGGGCAAGTGCGGCGGCCACGAGCTGAACTACGTCTCCGACGTGGACGTCATCTTCGTCGCGGAACCCGCCGAGTCCCCGGGCGGCGGCGACGGCGACGGCGAGGCCCGGGCGCTGCGGGCCGCCACCCGGCTCGCCTCGCACCTGATGCGGATCTGCTCCGAGACCACGATCGAGGGCAGCATCTGGCCCGTCGACGCCAATCTGCGCCCCGAGGGCCGCAACGGGCCCCTCGTCCGCACGCTCAGCAGCCACCTCGCCTACTACCAGCGGTGGGCCAAGACCTGGGAGTTCCAGGCGCTGCTCAAGGCCCGCCCGGTCGCCGGGGACGCCGAGCTCGGCGCGGCCTACACCGACGCCCTCGCGCCGCTGGTCTGGGAGGCCGCCGAGCGCGACAACTTCGTCGCCGACGTGCAGAAGATGCGCCGCCGGGTGGTCGAGAACATCCCCGCCGCCGAGATCGACCGCGAGCTCAAACTCGCCCCCGGCGGACTGCGGGACGTCGAGTTCGCCGTCCAGCTCCTCCAGCTCGTGCACGGCCGCTCCGACACCTCCCTGCGCAGCCGCACCACCCTCGACGCGCTGGCCGCCCTCGCCGCGGGCGGCTACGTCGGCCGCACCGACGCCGAACAACTCGACGCGGCCTACCGCTTCCTGCGCACCATGGAGCACCGCATCCAGCTCTACCGGCTGCGCCGCACCCACCTCGTCCCCGAGGACGAGGCCGACCTGCGGCGCCTCGGCCGCTCGCTCGGGCTGCGCACCGACCCCGTCGCCACCCTCACCCGCGAGTGGAAACGGCACGCCGGTGTCGTACGGCGGCTGCACGAGAAGCTGTTCTACCGGCCGCTGCTCGACGCCGTCGCCCAGCTCGCCCCCGGCGAGGCCCGGCTGAGCCCCGGCGCCGCCCGCGAGCGGCTCGTCGCCCTGGGGTACGCCGACCCCGCCGCCGCCCTGCGCCATCTGGAGGCGCTCGCCTCCGGGGTCACCCGCAAGGCCGCCATCCAGCGCACCCTGCTGCCGGTGCTGCTCGGCTGGTTCGCCGACTCGGCCGACCCCGACGCCGGGCTGCTGGGCTTCCGCAAGGTGTCCGACGCGCTCGGCAAGACCCCCTGGTACCTGCGGCTGCTGCGCGACGAGGGCGCCGCCGCCGAGAACCTCGCGCGCGTCCTGTCCGCCGGGCGGCTCGCGCCCGACCTGCTGATGCGCGCGCCCGAGGCGGTCGCGCTGCTCGGCGACGGGGACGGGCGGCGCGCGGGCAGCGGGCTCGCCCCGCGCTCCCGCGCCCAGCTCGAACAGGAGATCGTCGCCGCCGTGGGGCGCGCCGACGGCGCCGAGCAGGCGGTCACCGCCGCGCGCGGAGTGCGCCGGCGCGAGCTGTTCCGCACCGCCGCCGCCGACATCGTCGGCTCCTACGGCACCGAGGAGACGCCCGTCGAGGCGGACCAGGGCGCCCTGGTCGACCTCGTCGGCGGCGCGATCTCCGACCTCACCGCCGCCACGCTCGCCGGAACCCTGCGGGCCGTGGTGCGCGAGCGGTGGGGCGACACGCTGCCCACCCGGTTCGCCGTCATCGGCATGGGCCGCTTCGGCGGCCACGAACTCGGCTACGGCTCCGACGCGGACGTCCTCTTCGTGCACGAGCCGCGCGAGGGCGTCGATGAGACGGAGGCGGGGCGGGCCGCGAACGCCGTCGTCACCGAGATGCGGCGGCTGCTGCAACTGCCGAGCGCGGACCCGCCGTTGCTCGTCGACGCGGATCTGCGGCCCGAGGGGAAGTCCGGGCCGCTGGTGCGGACGCTGACCTCGTACGCCGCGTACTACCGCCGGTGGTCGCTGGGGTGGGAGGCACAGGCGCTGCTGCGGGCGGAGCCGGTGGCGGGGGACGCGGAGCTGGGGGCGCGGTTCCTGGAGCTCGTCGACCCGCTGCGGTATCCGCGGGGCGGGCTCGGGGAGGACGCGGTACGGGAGATCCGGCGGCTGAAGGCGCGGATGGAGGCGGAGCGGCTGCCGCGGGGCGCGGATCCGACGCTGCACACGAAGCTCGGGCGGGGTGGGCTGTCCGACGTGGAGTGGACGGTGCAGTTGATGCAGTTGCGGCACGGGTACGAGGTGGGGGAGCTGCGCACCACCCGGACGCGGGCCGCGCTGACGGCGGCGCGGGAGGCGGGGCTGCTGTCGGCGGAGGACGCGGCGACGTTGGACGAGGCGTGGGTGCTGGCCACGCGGGTGCGGAACGCGGTGATGCTGGTGCGGGGGCGGGCGGGGGACACGTTCCCCTCCGACGCGCGGGAGTTGGCGGCGGTGGGGCGCTATCTGGGGTACGGCCCCGGTCACGTCGGTGACATGCTCGACGACTACCGCCGTACGACGCGGTTGGCACGGACGGTGGCGGAGAGGCTGTTCTACGACGCGTGA
- a CDS encoding FAD-dependent monooxygenase: MKSSLRVLVCGGGIAGPALAHWLARGGHRVSVVERFPALRATGAQVDLRGQGIEAIARMGLLDAVRGRLVDERGVAFVDARGRTRATIMANTSGRGRQTLTSEYEIMRGDLVRILHEATKDDVEYVFGVSVERFEQGDTEVVAHLSDGTSRTVDLLVGADGQGSRIRRALLPPGAPDPYRRVGMHMAYWFVPRIATDGNVRDTYLAPGGRMIMRRSHHPDETQVYFVLREESAAASAVHREPVEKQKRFWTDRFRDAGWQTERFLDGMATTASFYSQEVLQVRTDTWSRGRVALVGDAAHCASPYSGMGVSGGLVGAYVLAGEINRHPGDLPRALADYDTVLRPFVDEIQAAVKPRLLRLGLPESRPAIGAFHSAAALASFLRVPDLVARYAKEDRGGAWRLPESPVPVPAAG; this comes from the coding sequence ATGAAGTCCTCTCTGCGCGTCCTCGTCTGCGGCGGCGGCATCGCCGGGCCGGCGCTCGCCCACTGGCTCGCCCGGGGCGGACACCGGGTGAGCGTCGTCGAACGGTTCCCGGCGCTGCGCGCCACCGGCGCCCAGGTCGACCTGCGCGGTCAGGGCATCGAGGCGATCGCGCGCATGGGGCTGCTCGACGCCGTCCGCGGCCGCCTCGTCGACGAGCGCGGCGTCGCCTTCGTGGACGCGCGCGGCCGGACGCGGGCCACGATCATGGCCAACACCTCCGGCAGGGGACGGCAGACGCTGACCTCCGAGTACGAGATCATGCGCGGCGACCTGGTGCGCATCCTGCACGAGGCGACGAAGGACGACGTGGAGTACGTCTTCGGCGTGAGCGTGGAGCGCTTCGAGCAGGGGGACACGGAGGTCGTCGCCCACCTCTCCGACGGCACCTCCCGCACCGTCGACCTCCTCGTCGGCGCCGACGGCCAGGGCTCCCGCATCCGGCGCGCCCTCCTCCCGCCCGGCGCCCCCGACCCGTACCGGCGGGTGGGGATGCACATGGCCTACTGGTTCGTGCCGCGCATCGCCACGGACGGCAACGTCCGCGACACCTACCTCGCCCCCGGCGGCCGCATGATCATGCGCAGGAGCCACCACCCGGACGAGACGCAGGTCTACTTCGTACTGCGGGAGGAGTCCGCGGCGGCCTCCGCCGTGCACCGGGAGCCCGTCGAGAAGCAGAAGCGGTTCTGGACGGACAGGTTCCGCGACGCCGGCTGGCAGACGGAACGCTTCCTCGACGGCATGGCGACGACCGCGAGCTTCTACTCCCAGGAAGTCCTGCAAGTGCGCACCGACACCTGGTCCCGCGGCCGCGTCGCCCTGGTCGGGGACGCCGCCCACTGCGCCTCCCCGTACAGCGGCATGGGCGTCTCCGGCGGCCTCGTCGGCGCGTACGTCCTGGCCGGGGAGATCAACCGGCACCCCGGCGACCTGCCCCGGGCGCTGGCGGACTACGACACCGTGCTGCGGCCCTTCGTCGACGAGATCCAGGCCGCCGTCAAGCCGCGCCTGCTGCGGCTCGGGCTGCCGGAGAGCCGGCCGGCCATCGGCGCCTTCCACTCCGCCGCCGCGCTGGCCTCCTTCCTGCGCGTCCCCGACCTCGTCGCCCGGTACGCCAAGGAGGACCGGGGCGGGGCCTGGCGGCTCCCGGAGAGCCCGGTTCCGGTGCCGGCCGCCGGATGA